A DNA window from Streptococcus parapneumoniae contains the following coding sequences:
- the trmFO gene encoding methylenetetrahydrofolate--tRNA-(uracil(54)-C(5))-methyltransferase (FADH(2)-oxidizing) TrmFO yields MSQSYINVIGAGLAGSEAAYQIAERGIPVKLYEMRGVKSTPQHKTDNFAELVCSNSLRGDALTNAVGLLKEEMRRLGSVILESAEATRVPAGGALAVDRDGFSQMVTEKVANHPLIEVVRDEITELSTDVITVVATGPLTSDALAEKIHSLNDGDGFYFYDAAAPIIDVNTIDMSKVYLKSRYDKGEAAYLNAPMTKQEFMDFHEALVNAEEAPLNSFEKEKYFEGCMPIEVMAKRGIKTMLYGPMKPVGLEYPDDYTGPRDGEFKTPYAVVQLRQDNAAGSLYNIVGFQTHLKWGEQKRVFQMIPGLENAEFVRYGVMHRNSYMDSPNLLEQTYRSKKQPNLFFAGQMTGVEGYVESAASGLVAGINAARLFKGESEAIFPETTAIGSLAHYITHADSKHFQPMNVNFGIIKELEGERIRDKKARYEKIAERALSDLEEFLTV; encoded by the coding sequence GTGTCTCAATCTTATATCAATGTTATCGGTGCTGGTTTGGCAGGTTCTGAAGCAGCCTACCAAATTGCAGAACGTGGTATTCCAGTTAAACTTTATGAAATGCGTGGTGTCAAGTCAACACCTCAACACAAAACAGACAATTTTGCTGAGTTAGTTTGTTCTAATTCCCTTCGTGGGGATGCCTTGACAAATGCTGTCGGGCTTCTCAAGGAAGAAATGCGTCGCTTGGGTTCAGTCATTTTGGAATCTGCTGAAGCTACACGTGTTCCTGCAGGAGGTGCGCTTGCGGTGGACCGCGATGGTTTCTCCCAAATGGTGACCGAAAAAGTGGCCAACCATCCTTTGATTGAAGTGGTTCGTGATGAAATTACAGAATTGTCGACAGATGTTATTACGGTTGTCGCTACTGGTCCCTTGACTAGTGATGCCCTGGCTGAAAAGATTCATTCTCTTAATGACGGCGATGGTTTCTATTTCTACGATGCGGCAGCGCCTATTATCGATGTCAACACTATCGATATGAGCAAGGTCTATCTCAAGTCTCGTTATGATAAGGGAGAAGCCGCTTATCTCAACGCTCCAATGACCAAGCAAGAGTTTATGGATTTCCATGAAGCCTTGGTCAATGCGGAAGAAGCACCGCTTAATTCTTTTGAAAAAGAAAAGTACTTTGAAGGCTGTATGCCTATCGAAGTCATGGCTAAACGTGGTATTAAAACCATGCTTTATGGACCTATGAAACCAGTCGGTCTTGAGTATCCGGACGACTACACAGGACCTCGTGATGGCGAATTTAAAACACCTTATGCGGTTGTCCAACTTCGTCAGGACAATGCGGCTGGTAGTCTCTACAATATCGTCGGTTTCCAGACCCACCTCAAATGGGGAGAACAAAAGCGTGTCTTCCAAATGATTCCAGGCCTTGAAAATGCGGAGTTTGTTCGTTATGGTGTCATGCACCGCAATTCTTACATGGATTCACCAAATCTCCTTGAACAGACCTACCGTTCTAAGAAACAACCAAATCTCTTCTTTGCTGGTCAGATGACGGGTGTGGAAGGCTATGTAGAGTCCGCAGCATCAGGCTTAGTTGCAGGTATTAACGCGGCTCGACTCTTCAAAGGTGAAAGTGAGGCTATTTTCCCAGAGACAACAGCGATTGGAAGCCTAGCTCATTACATCACTCATGCAGATAGCAAACATTTCCAACCCATGAATGTCAATTTCGGTATTATCAAGGAGTTAGAAGGCGAGCGTATCCGTGATAAGAAGGCTCGTTATGAAAAAATTGCTGAGCGTGCCCTCAGTGATTTAGAGGAATTTTTAACAGTCTAA
- the rsmI gene encoding 16S rRNA (cytidine(1402)-2'-O)-methyltransferase — protein MQIQKSFKGQSPYGKLYLVATPIGNLDDMTFRAIQTLKEVDWIAAEDTRNTGLLLKHFDIQTKQISFHEHNAKEKIPDLIGFLKAGQSIAQVSDAGLPSISDPGHDLVKAAIEEEIAVVTVPGASAGISALIASGLAPQPHIFYGFLPRKSGQQKQFFDSKKDYPETQIFYESPHRVADTLENMLEVYGDRSVVLVRELTKIYEEYQRGKISELLENIAETPLKGECLLIVEGASQDVEEKDEEDLFSEIQSRIQQGMKKNQAIKEVAKIYQWNKSQLYAAYHDWEENQEND, from the coding sequence ATGCAGATTCAAAAAAGTTTTAAGGGGCAGTCTCCCTATGGCAAGCTGTACCTAGTAGCAACGCCGATTGGCAATCTAGATGATATGACATTTCGAGCTATTCAGACCTTGAAAGAAGTGGACTGGATTGCAGCTGAGGATACGCGCAATACAGGTCTTTTGCTCAAGCATTTCGACATTCAGACAAAGCAGATCAGTTTTCATGAGCATAATGCTAAGGAAAAAATTCCTGATTTGATTGGTTTCCTGAAAGCAGGGCAAAGTATTGCTCAGGTTTCTGATGCGGGTCTGCCTAGCATCTCAGACCCTGGTCATGATTTAGTTAAGGCAGCCATTGAGGAAGAAATTGCGGTTGTGACTGTTCCAGGTGCCTCTGCAGGAATTTCTGCCTTGATTGCCAGTGGTCTAGCGCCGCAGCCCCATATCTTTTACGGCTTTTTACCGAGAAAATCAGGCCAGCAAAAACAATTTTTCGACTCAAAAAAAGACTATCCTGAAACACAAATTTTCTATGAATCGCCCCATCGTGTGGCAGATACATTGGAAAATATGCTAGAAGTCTACGGTGATCGTTCGGTAGTCTTGGTCAGAGAATTGACCAAAATCTATGAAGAATACCAACGAGGAAAGATCTCTGAATTGTTGGAAAACATAGCTGAAACACCACTCAAGGGCGAATGCCTTCTCATTGTTGAGGGTGCCAGCCAAGATGTGGAGGAGAAGGACGAGGAGGACTTGTTTTCAGAAATCCAATCTCGCATCCAGCAAGGCATGAAGAAAAACCAAGCTATTAAGGAAGTTGCTAAGATTTACCAGTGGAATAAAAGCCAGCTCTACGCTGCCTACCACGACTGGGAAGAAAATCAAGAAAATGACTAA
- the yabA gene encoding DNA replication initiation control protein YabA, protein MDKKELFDALDDFSQQLLVTLADVEAIKKNLKSLVEENTALRLENSKLRERLGEVEADAPVKAKHVRESVRRIYKDGFHVCNDFYGQRREQDEECMFCDELLYRE, encoded by the coding sequence ATGGACAAAAAAGAATTATTTGACGCGCTGGATGATTTTTCCCAACAGTTATTGGTAACCTTGGCCGATGTGGAAGCCATCAAGAAAAATCTCAAGAGCCTGGTAGAGGAAAATACAGCTCTTCGTTTGGAAAATAGTAAGTTGCGGGAACGCTTGGGTGAGGTGGAAGCAGACGCTCCCGTCAAGGCCAAGCATGTTCGTGAAAGTGTCCGTCGGATTTATAAAGATGGTTTTCACGTGTGTAATGATTTTTATGGACAACGTCGAGAGCAGGACGAAGAATGTATGTTCTGTGATGAGTTGTTATACAGGGAGTAA
- a CDS encoding DNA polymerase III subunit delta': MKQDQLKVWQPEQFDRFVRILEQDQLNHAYLFSGFFGSLEMAQFLAKSLFCTDKVGVLPCEKCRNCKLIEQGEFPDVTLIKPVNQVIKTERIRELVGQFSQAGIESQQQVFIIEQAEKMHPNAANSLLKVIEEPQSEVYIFFLTSDEEKILPTIRSRTQIFHFKKQEEKLILLLEQMGLVKKKATLLAQFSQSRAEAEKLANQASFWTLVDESERLLTWLVAKKKESYLQVAKLASLVDDKEKQDQVLRILEVLCGQDILQARVRVILQDLLEARKMWQANVSFQNAMEYLVLKEI; encoded by the coding sequence ATGAAACAAGATCAACTAAAGGTCTGGCAGCCAGAACAGTTTGACCGCTTTGTCCGTATCTTGGAGCAAGACCAGCTCAATCATGCCTACCTCTTTTCAGGTTTCTTTGGAAGCTTGGAAATGGCGCAATTTTTGGCTAAAAGTCTCTTTTGCACGGATAAGGTAGGCGTTCTACCATGTGAGAAATGCCGAAATTGTAAGCTGATTGAACAGGGAGAATTTCCCGATGTCACCTTGATTAAACCAGTCAATCAGGTCATTAAGACAGAACGCATCCGGGAATTGGTGGGACAGTTTTCTCAAGCAGGGATTGAAAGCCAACAACAGGTCTTTATTATCGAGCAAGCTGAGAAAATGCATCCTAACGCAGCTAATTCTCTGCTTAAGGTCATCGAAGAACCCCAGAGTGAGGTTTACATTTTCTTCTTGACCAGTGATGAAGAAAAGATCTTACCGACCATCCGAAGTCGGACCCAGATTTTCCACTTTAAAAAGCAGGAAGAAAAACTCATCTTGCTCTTAGAACAAATGGGACTGGTTAAGAAAAAAGCGACTCTTTTAGCCCAGTTTAGTCAATCGCGAGCTGAAGCAGAAAAGTTGGCCAATCAGGCAAGTTTTTGGACCTTGGTCGATGAAAGTGAACGCCTGCTGACTTGGTTAGTAGCTAAGAAAAAAGAAAGTTATCTGCAAGTTGCTAAATTGGCTAGTTTGGTAGATGACAAGGAAAAACAAGATCAGGTTTTACGGATTCTTGAAGTCCTCTGTGGGCAAGATATCCTACAAGCAAGAGTAAGAGTGATTCTACAAGATTTGCTAGAAGCTAGAAAAATGTGGCAAGCTAATGTCAGCTTTCAAAATGCCATGGAATATCTGGTTTTGAAAGAAATATGA
- the tmk gene encoding dTMP kinase produces MSKGFLVSLEGPEGAGKTSVLEALLPILEEKGVEVLTTREPGGVLIGEKIRQVILDPSHTQMDSKTELLLYIASRRQHLVEKVLPALEDGKLVIMDRFIDSSVAYQGFGRGLDIEAIDWLNQFATDGLKPDLTLYFDIEVEEGLARIAANSNREVNRLDLEGLDLHKKVRKGYLSLLNKEGNRIVKIDASLPLEEVVETTKAVLFDRMGLAK; encoded by the coding sequence ATGTCAAAAGGATTTTTAGTCTCTCTTGAGGGACCAGAGGGAGCAGGAAAGACCAGTGTTTTAGAGGCTTTGCTCCCAATTTTAGAGGAAAAAGGAGTAGAGGTGCTGACGACCCGCGAACCTGGCGGAGTCTTGATTGGGGAGAAGATTCGTCAAGTGATTTTGGACCCAAGTCATACTCAGATGGATTCTAAAACAGAGCTTTTGCTCTATATCGCCAGTCGCAGACAGCACTTGGTGGAAAAAGTTCTTCCAGCACTTGAAGATGGTAAGTTGGTCATTATGGACCGCTTCATCGATAGTTCCGTTGCCTATCAGGGATTTGGTCGTGGTTTGGACATTGAAGCCATTGATTGGCTCAATCAGTTTGCGACAGATGGCCTTAAACCTGATTTGACACTCTATTTTGACATCGAGGTGGAAGAAGGACTGGCTCGAATTGCTGCGAATAGTAATCGTGAGGTCAATCGTTTGGACTTGGAAGGGTTGGACTTGCATAAAAAAGTTCGTAAAGGCTATCTTTCTCTTCTGAATAAAGAGGGAAATCGCATTGTCAAGATTGATGCCAGTCTTCCATTGGAGGAGGTTGTGGAAACCACCAAGGCTGTCTTGTTTGACAGAATGGGATTAGCTAAATGA
- the proC gene encoding pyrroline-5-carboxylate reductase, translating to MKIGFIGLGNMGASLAKAVLQAKTGDQILLANRSQAKVDVFIADFGGQASSNEEIFAEADVIFLGVKPAQFSDLLSQYQTILEKRESLLLISMAAGLTLEKIASLIPSQHRIIRMMPNTPASIGQGVISYALSPNCRAEDSELFCQLLAKAGLLVELGEGLIDAATGLAGCGPAFVYLFIEALADAGVQTGLTREIALKMAAQTVVGAGQLVLESQEHPGVLKDQVCSPGGSTIAGVASLEAHAFRGTVMEAVTKAYKRTKKLGK from the coding sequence ATGAAGATTGGATTTATCGGCTTGGGGAATATGGGTGCTAGTTTGGCCAAGGCTGTCTTGCAGGCCAAGACGGGTGATCAGATTCTCCTTGCCAATCGTAGTCAAGCCAAGGTAGATGTTTTCATTGCAGACTTTGGTGGTCAGGCTTCCAGCAACGAAGAAATTTTTGCAGAAGCAGATGTGATTTTTCTAGGTGTTAAGCCAGCTCAGTTCTCAGACTTGCTATCTCAATACCAGACCATCCTTGAAAAAAGAGAAAGTCTTCTTTTGATTTCCATGGCAGCTGGATTGACTTTAGAAAAAATAGCAAGTCTTATCCCAAGTCAACACCGAATTATTCGCATGATGCCAAATACCCCTGCTTCTATTGGTCAAGGAGTGATTAGCTATGCCTTGTCTCCTAATTGCAGGGCTGAGGACAGTGAGCTCTTTTGTCAGCTTTTAGCCAAAGCTGGTCTTTTGGTTGAACTTGGGGAAGGCTTAATCGATGCAGCGACAGGTCTTGCAGGTTGTGGACCAGCCTTTGTCTATCTCTTTATTGAGGCCTTGGCAGATGCGGGCGTTCAGACAGGATTAACACGAGAAATAGCACTGAAAATGGCAGCTCAAACCGTGGTAGGAGCTGGGCAATTGGTCCTAGAAAGCCAAGAGCATCCTGGAGTCTTGAAAGACCAAGTTTGTAGCCCAGGCGGTTCGACTATCGCTGGTGTAGCAAGCTTAGAAGCGCATGCTTTTCGAGGAACGGTCATGGAGGCAGTCACTAAAGCCTACAAACGAACTAAAAAACTTGGTAAATAA
- a CDS encoding glutamate-5-semialdehyde dehydrogenase: protein MVSTQEQFEQVQAVKKSINTASEEVKNQALLAMADYLVATTEEILAANALDMAAAKGKISDVMLDRLYLDASRIEAMARGIREVVALPDPIGEVLETNQLENGLVITKKRVAMGVIGIIYESRPNVTSDAAALALKSGNAVVLRSGKDAYQSAHAIVIALKKGLETTTIHPDVIQLVEDTSRESSYAMMKAKGYLDLLIPRGGAGLINAVVENAIVPVIETGTGIVHVYVDKDADEDKALSIINNAKTSRPSVCNAMEVLLVHEAKAASFLPRLEQVLVADRKEAGLEPIQFRLDEKASQFVSGQAAEAQDFDTEFLDYVLAVKVVSSLEEAVAHIEAHSTHHSDAIVTENAEAAAYFTDQVDSAAVYVNASTRFTDGGQFGLGCEMGISTQKLHARGPMGLKELTSYKYVVAGDGQIRE from the coding sequence ATGGTAAGTACACAAGAACAATTTGAACAGGTACAGGCTGTTAAAAAATCGATCAACACAGCTAGTGAAGAGGTGAAAAACCAAGCCTTGCTAGCTATGGCTGATTACTTAGTGGCTACTACAGAGGAAATTTTAGCGGCTAATGCCCTCGATATGGCAGCGGCCAAAGGTAAAATCTCAGATGTGATGCTGGATCGTCTTTATTTGGATGCAAGTCGTATAGAAGCGATGGCAAGAGGGATTCGTGAAGTGGTTGCCTTACCAGATCCAATCGGTGAAGTTTTAGAAACCAATCAGCTTGAAAATGGTTTGGTTATCACAAAGAAACGTGTGGCTATGGGCGTTATCGGTATTATCTATGAAAGCCGTCCAAATGTGACGTCTGATGCGGCTGCTTTGGCTCTTAAAAGTGGAAATGCGGTTGTTCTTCGTAGTGGGAAGGATGCCTATCAATCTGCCCATGCCATTGTCATAGCCTTGAAGAAGGGCTTGGAAACGACTACTATTCACCCGGATGTGATTCAACTGGTGGAAGATACCAGCCGAGAAAGCAGCTATGCCATGATGAAGGCCAAGGGCTATCTAGACCTTCTCATTCCTCGTGGAGGGGCTGGCTTGATCAATGCCGTGGTTGAGAATGCTATCGTACCTGTTATTGAGACGGGGACTGGGATTGTCCATGTCTATGTGGATAAGGATGCAGATGAAGACAAGGCTCTGTCTATCATCAACAATGCCAAAACCAGTCGTCCTTCTGTCTGCAATGCCATGGAGGTTTTGCTAGTTCATGAAGCCAAGGCAGCAAGCTTCCTTCCTCGCTTGGAGCAAGTGCTGGTTGCAGATCGAAAAGAAGCTGGTCTGGAACCAATTCAATTCCGCTTGGATGAGAAAGCAAGTCAGTTTGTTTCAGGTCAAGCAGCTGAGGCTCAAGACTTTGACACCGAGTTTTTAGACTATGTCCTAGCTGTTAAGGTTGTGAGCAGTTTAGAAGAAGCGGTCGCGCATATTGAAGCCCACAGTACCCATCATTCGGATGCCATTGTGACGGAAAATGCTGAAGCTGCGGCTTACTTTACAGATCAAGTGGACTCTGCAGCGGTTTATGTCAATGCCTCAACTCGTTTCACCGATGGTGGCCAATTTGGACTTGGTTGTGAAATGGGAATTTCTACTCAGAAACTGCACGCGCGTGGTCCAATGGGATTAAAAGAGTTGACCAGCTACAAGTATGTGGTTGCTGGTGATGGGCAGATAAGGGAGTAA
- the proB gene encoding glutamate 5-kinase, giving the protein MKYKRIVFKVGTSSLTNEDGSLSRSKVKAITQQLAMLHEAGHELILVSSGAIAAGFGALGFKKRPTKIADKQASAAVGQGLLLEEYTTNLLLRQIVSAQILLTQDDFVDKRRYKNAHQALSILLSRGAIPIINENDSVVIDELKVGDNDTLSAQVAAMVQADLLVLLTDVDGLYTGNPNSDPRAKRLERIETINREIIDMAGGAGSSNGTGGMLTKIKAATIATESGVPVYICSSLKVDAMIEAAEDTKDGSYFVAQEKGLRTQKQWLAFYAQSQGSIWVDKGAAEALSQHGKSLLLSGIVEAEGAFSYGDIVTVFDKESGKSLGKGRVQFGASALEDMLRSQKAKGVLIHRDDWISITPEIQLLFTEF; this is encoded by the coding sequence ATGAAATACAAACGGATTGTCTTTAAGGTGGGGACTTCTTCTCTGACGAATGAGGATGGAAGCTTATCACGTAGTAAAGTAAAAGCTATTACCCAACAGTTGGCTATGCTGCACGAGGCTGGTCATGAATTGATTTTGGTGTCGTCGGGTGCCATTGCTGCTGGTTTTGGAGCCTTAGGATTTAAAAAACGTCCGACTAAGATTGCTGATAAACAGGCTTCAGCAGCGGTAGGACAGGGGCTTTTGTTGGAAGAATACACGACCAATCTTCTCTTGCGCCAAATCGTTTCTGCACAAATCTTGCTGACCCAGGATGACTTTGTGGATAAGCGCCGTTATAAAAATGCCCATCAGGCTTTGTCAATTCTACTTAGCCGTGGTGCGATTCCTATCATCAACGAGAATGATAGTGTCGTCATTGATGAACTCAAGGTTGGGGATAATGACACTCTGAGTGCCCAGGTAGCGGCCATGGTCCAAGCAGACCTTTTGGTTCTCTTGACAGATGTGGACGGTCTCTATACTGGAAATCCTAATTCAGATCCAAGAGCCAAACGCTTGGAGCGAATCGAGACCATCAATCGTGAGATTATTGATATGGCCGGTGGAGCCGGTTCGTCTAATGGTACAGGTGGTATGTTAACCAAAATCAAAGCTGCAACTATTGCGACAGAATCAGGGGTTCCTGTTTATATCTGCTCATCTTTGAAGGTGGATGCCATGATTGAGGCAGCTGAGGATACCAAGGATGGTTCCTACTTTGTTGCTCAAGAGAAGGGGCTGCGTACCCAGAAACAATGGCTGGCCTTCTATGCTCAGAGTCAAGGTTCTATTTGGGTTGATAAAGGAGCTGCAGAAGCTCTCTCTCAACATGGCAAGAGTCTTCTCTTATCTGGTATTGTTGAAGCAGAAGGCGCCTTTTCTTACGGTGATATTGTGACAGTATTTGACAAGGAAAGTGGAAAATCACTTGGAAAAGGACGCGTGCAATTCGGAGCATCTGCTTTGGAGGATATGTTGCGTTCTCAAAAAGCCAAGGGTGTCTTGATTCACCGTGATGACTGGATTTCCATTACGCCTGAAATCCAACTACTCTTTACAGAATTTTAG
- the cbpE gene encoding phosphorylcholine esterase CbpE has protein sequence MKKKLISLALAGAFLGLSWYGNVQAQESSGNKIHFINVQEGGSDAIILESNGHFAMVDTGEDYDFPDGSDSRYPWREGIETSYKHVLTDRVFRRLKELGVQKLDFILVTHTHSDHIGNVDELLSTYPVDRVYLKKYSDNRITNSERLWDNLYGYDQVLQTAAEKGVSVIQNITQGDAHFQFGDMDIQLYNYENETDSSGELKKIWDDNSNSLISVVKVNGKKIYLGGDLDNVHGAEDKYGSLIGKVDLMKFNHHRDTNKSNTKDFIKHLSPSLIVQTSDSLPWKNGVDSEYVNWLKERGIERINAASKDYDATVFDIRQDGLVNISTSYNPIPSFQAGWHKSAYGNWWYQAPDSTGEYTVGWNEIEGEWYYFNQTGILLQNQWKKWNNHWFYLTDSGASAKNWKKIDGIWYYFNKENQMEIGWVNTGGQNYYLSKDGSLQTGWLQYKGQWYYFAPSGEMKTGWVKDKETWYYMDSTGIMKTGEIEVAGHHYYLEDSGAMKQGWLKKANAWYFYKEDGSRAVGWIKDKDKWYFLKENGQLLVNGKTPEGYTVDSSGAWLVDVPVEKSATIKTTSHSEIKESNEVVKKDLENKETSQHESVASSSTSQDLTSSTSKTSETSANKSESEQ, from the coding sequence ATGAAAAAGAAATTGATTAGTTTAGCACTTGCAGGCGCTTTTTTAGGTTTGTCATGGTATGGGAATGTTCAAGCTCAAGAAAGTTCAGGAAATAAAATTCACTTTATCAATGTTCAAGAAGGTGGCAGTGATGCGATTATTCTTGAAAGCAATGGGCATTTTGCCATGGTGGATACAGGAGAAGATTATGACTTCCCAGACGGTAGTGATTCTCGCTATCCATGGAGAGAAGGAATTGAAACGTCTTATAAGCATGTTCTAACAGACCGTGTTTTTCGTCGTTTGAAGGAATTGGGTGTCCAAAAACTTGATTTTATTTTGGTGACCCATACTCACAGTGACCATATTGGAAATGTTGATGAATTACTGTCTACCTATCCAGTTGACCGAGTCTATCTTAAAAAATATAGTGATAATCGTATTACTAATTCTGAACGTTTATGGGATAATCTGTACGGTTATGATCAGGTTTTACAGACTGCCGCCGAAAAAGGTGTTTCAGTTATTCAAAACATCACACAAGGAGATGCTCATTTTCAGTTTGGGGACATGGATATTCAACTCTATAACTATGAAAATGAAACTGATTCATCAGGTGAATTAAAGAAAATTTGGGATGACAATTCCAATTCCCTGATTAGTGTAGTGAAAGTCAATGGCAAGAAAATTTACCTTGGGGGCGACTTAGATAATGTGCATGGAGCGGAAGACAAGTACGGTTCTCTCATTGGAAAAGTTGATTTGATGAAGTTTAACCATCACCGTGATACCAATAAATCAAACACCAAGGATTTCATTAAACATTTGAGTCCGAGTTTGATTGTTCAAACCTCGGATAGTTTACCTTGGAAAAATGGTGTTGATAGTGAGTATGTCAATTGGCTTAAAGAACGAGGAATTGAGAGAATCAACGCAGCCAGCAAAGACTATGATGCAACAGTTTTTGATATTCGACAAGACGGTTTAGTAAACATTTCAACTTCCTACAATCCGATTCCAAGTTTTCAAGCTGGTTGGCATAAGAGTGCATATGGGAACTGGTGGTATCAAGCGCCTGATTCTACAGGAGAGTATACTGTCGGTTGGAATGAAATCGAAGGTGAATGGTATTACTTTAACCAAACGGGTATCTTGTTACAGAATCAATGGAAAAAATGGAACAATCATTGGTTCTATTTGACAGACTCTGGTGCTTCTGCTAAAAATTGGAAGAAAATTGATGGAATCTGGTATTATTTTAACAAAGAAAATCAGATGGAAATTGGTTGGGTAAATACTGGAGGTCAGAATTATTATTTATCCAAGGATGGTTCGCTGCAAACAGGTTGGCTTCAATATAAGGGCCAATGGTATTACTTTGCCCCATCAGGAGAAATGAAAACGGGTTGGGTAAAAGATAAAGAAACCTGGTACTATATGGATTCTACTGGTATCATGAAGACAGGCGAGATAGAAGTTGCTGGTCATCATTACTATCTAGAAGATTCAGGAGCTATGAAGCAAGGTTGGCTTAAAAAGGCAAATGCTTGGTATTTCTACAAGGAAGATGGTTCACGAGCTGTGGGTTGGATCAAGGACAAGGATAAATGGTACTTCTTGAAAGAAAATGGTCAATTGCTTGTGAACGGTAAGACACCAGAAGGCTATACTGTTGATTCAAGTGGTGCCTGGTTAGTGGATGTTCCAGTCGAAAAATCTGCTACAATTAAAACTACAAGTCATTCAGAAATAAAAGAATCTAATGAAGTAGTGAAAAAGGATCTTGAAAATAAAGAAACGAGTCAACATGAAAGTGTTGCAAGTTCTTCAACTAGTCAAGATTTGACATCATCAACTTCCAAAACCTCTGAAACGAGTGCAAACAAATCGGAATCAGAACAGTAG
- a CDS encoding RluA family pseudouridine synthase, protein MEIKIETGGLRLDKALSDLTELSRSLANEQIKSGQVLVNGQVKKAKYTVQEGDVVTYHVPEPEVLEYVAENLPLDIIYQDEDVAVVNKPQGMVVHPSAGHTSGTLVNALMYHIKDLSGINGVLRPGIVHRIDKDTSGLLMIAKNDEAHLALAQELKDKKSLRKYWAIVHGNLPNDRGVIEAPIGRSEKDRKKQAVTARGKPAVTRFHVLERFGDYSLVELQLETGRTHQIRVHMAYIGHPVAGDEVYGPRKTLKGHGQFLHAKTLGFTHPRTGETMEFTADIPEIFKETLERLRK, encoded by the coding sequence ATGGAAATTAAAATTGAAACTGGTGGCCTGCGTTTAGATAAGGCTTTGTCCGATTTGACAGAATTATCACGCAGTCTCGCGAATGAACAAATCAAATCAGGCCAGGTCTTGGTCAATGGCCAAGTCAAGAAAGCTAAATACACTGTCCAAGAGGGCGATGTCGTCACTTACCATGTGCCAGAACCAGAGGTCTTAGAGTATGTAGCTGAGAATCTTCCGCTAGATATCATCTACCAAGATGAGGATGTGGCCGTCGTTAACAAACCTCAGGGGATGGTGGTGCATCCGAGTGCTGGTCATACTAGTGGAACTCTAGTAAATGCCCTTATGTATCATATTAAGGACTTGTCGGGTATCAATGGGGTTCTACGCCCAGGAATTGTTCATCGTATTGATAAGGATACGTCTGGCCTTCTCATGATTGCTAAAAACGATGAGGCGCATCTAGCACTTGCCCAAGAACTCAAGGATAAAAAGTCTCTCCGCAAATATTGGGCTATTGTTCATGGAAATCTGCCTAATGATCGTGGTGTGATTGAAGCTCCGATTGGCCGTAGTGAAAAAGACCGTAAGAAACAGGCTGTGACTGCTAGAGGGAAGCCTGCAGTGACCCGTTTCCACGTCTTGGAACGTTTTGGTGATTACAGCTTGGTAGAGTTGCAGCTAGAGACAGGACGCACTCATCAAATCCGTGTTCACATGGCTTATATTGGCCATCCAGTCGCTGGTGATGAGGTCTATGGTCCTCGCAAGACTTTGAAAGGACATGGACAATTTCTCCATGCCAAGACTCTAGGCTTTACCCATCCGAGAACAGGTGAGACCATGGAATTTACAGCAGATATCCCAGAGATTTTTAAGGAAACATTGGAGAGATTGAGAAAGTAA
- the lspA gene encoding signal peptidase II: MKKRGIVVVVVLLLIGLDQLVKSYIVQQIPLGEVRSWIPNFVSLTYLQNRGAAFSILQDQQFLFAVITLVVVVGAIWYLHKHMENSLWMVLGLTLIIAGGLGNFIDRVSQGFVVDMFHLDFINFAIFNVADSYLTVGVIILLIAMLKEEINGN; the protein is encoded by the coding sequence ATGAAAAAAAGAGGAATAGTGGTAGTCGTTGTACTGCTTTTGATTGGTCTGGATCAGTTGGTTAAATCCTATATCGTCCAACAGATTCCACTGGGTGAAGTTCGTTCTTGGATTCCCAATTTCGTTAGCTTGACCTACCTGCAAAATCGAGGGGCAGCCTTTTCTATCTTACAAGATCAGCAGTTCTTATTCGCTGTCATTACTCTGGTTGTCGTGGTAGGTGCCATTTGGTATCTACATAAACACATGGAGAACTCACTTTGGATGGTCTTGGGTTTGACCTTGATTATCGCAGGTGGTCTTGGGAACTTTATTGACAGGGTGAGTCAGGGTTTTGTTGTGGATATGTTCCACCTTGACTTTATCAATTTTGCAATTTTCAATGTAGCAGATAGCTATCTGACGGTTGGAGTGATTATTTTATTGATTGCAATGCTAAAAGAGGAAATAAATGGAAATTAA